Proteins from a genomic interval of Vanacampus margaritifer isolate UIUO_Vmar chromosome 4, RoL_Vmar_1.0, whole genome shotgun sequence:
- the ildr1a gene encoding immunoglobulin-like domain-containing receptor 1a isoform X1, with the protein MGRLLATVILSSLLRVSLCIQVIVPQQERTTALFANVILRCDFSTSAPLQDVLVTWRFKSFCKDPVLEYYSTAYQSALQLGQDPANDCPDRQRTVRTVIQKRGNNEAIRGAEYRERKITIQDKADLVINEVMWWDNGVYFCAVDAPGDTTGDSDKEVKLIVYHWLTVLFIVIGALLLIILFGICCCQCCPQICCCYVRCPCCPQKCCCPEKAVMQHRMMKDAQKAMSPWMGGQPIYGPMSHVPSSQMNPLLYAGSMSGKSMPMKPMPLPPPQSSAYSVPAPSIPGSHMPANTNHMLDYMESQVRGLDMASPLLQAQPPPPPHMTQFPPAHQHMPISVPFSAGPPSMMSGLGDIPPERRVITLPPIREPGRVPPPAPTTRPPSSSDSSRGGFGERGTPGRRYPSPTRSRGIPRSYSEESLDGRSRGGPRGGMDRPRSRSRDDIFDSRSRGNYAPSGAGRARGSWSSDDEDNNRRGGGGGRRGGRGWGEKPPGYTEYEPGNKPGPRRNGHYSVKSSRSGTSVVI; encoded by the exons ATGGGGCGATTACTAGCCACCGTCATTCTCTCGTCGCTACTCAGAG TGTCGCTGTGTATTCAGGTGATCGTTCCCCAGCAGGAGCGCACCACTGCTCTTTTTGCCAATGTGATCCTGCGTTGTGACTTCTCCACATCTGCACCCCTTCAAGATGTACTGGTCACCTGGAGGTTCAAGTCCTTCTGCAAGGACCCTGTACTGGAATACTACTCCACAG CTTACCAGTCAGCACTTCAGTTGGGCCAGGATCCAGCTAACGACTGCCCCGATCGCCAGCGCACAGTTCGTACCGTGATTCAGAAGAGAGGAAACAACGAGGCCATACGTGGTGCAGAATACCGCGAACGCAAGATCACAATCCAAGACA aGGCTGACCTGGTCATCAATGAGGTGATGTGGTGGGACAACGGTGTGTACTTTTGTGCAGTTGACGCACCTGGAGACACCACCGGAGACTCTGACAAAGAAGTCAAACTTATTGTTTATC ATTGGTTAACCGTGCTCTTCATCGTCATCGGAGCTCTCCTGCTCATCATCTTATTTGGCATCTGCTGCTGCCAGTGTTGTCCTCAGATATGTTGTTGCTATGTGCGCTGTCCCTGCTGCCCACAGAAGTGCTGCTGCCCGGAAAAAG CGGTAATGCAGCATCGTATGATGAAGGATGCTCAGAAGGCCATGTCTCCGTGGATGGGAGGACAGCCTATATATGGACCAATGAGCCATGTTCCCTCATCTCAAATGAACCCACTGCTATATGCAG GATCCATGTCAGGGAAGAGCATGCCGATGAAACCCATGCCGCTGCCACCACCCCAGTCTTCAGCTTACAGTGTACCTGCCCCGAGTATCCCCGGCAGCCACATGCCTGCCAACACCAATCACATGCTTGACTACATGGAGAGTCAGGTGAGGGGTTTGGACATGGCCAGTCCTCTGCTTCAG GCTCAGCCACCTCCACCCCCCCACATGACACAATTTCCACCTGCCCACCAGCACATGCCCATCAGTGTCCCCTTTTCAGCCGGGCCCCCCAGCATGATGTCTGGCCTTGGTGACATACCCCCAGAGCGCCGCGTCATCACCCTCCCGCCGATACGCGAGCCGGGCCGAGTGCCGCCCCCCGCGCCTACGACTCGCCCTCCAAGCTCCAGCGACAGCAGCCGTGGCGGTTTCGGGGAGCGGGGGACACCGGGCCGACGCTATCCCTCACCGACGAGGTCCAGAGGCATTCCAAGAAGCTACAGCGAGGAGTCACTGGATGGGCGGTCGCGTGGCGGGCCACGAGGAGGCATGGACCGCCCTCGATCCCGTTCCAGGGATGATATCTTTGACAGCAGGTCCAGAGGAAACTACGCTCCATCGGGAGCAGGTCGGGCGAGAGGGTCCTGGAGCTCTGATGATGAGGACAATAAtcggagaggaggaggaggagggaggagaggGGGTAGAGGCTGGGGTGAGAAACCTCCCGGCTACACTGAGTACGAGCCTGGAAACAAACCAGGACCAAGGAGGAACGGACACTACTCT GTTAAGAGCTCTCGCAGTGGCACCAGCGTCGTCATTTGA
- the ildr1a gene encoding immunoglobulin-like domain-containing receptor 1a isoform X2 → MSLCIQVIVPQQERTTALFANVILRCDFSTSAPLQDVLVTWRFKSFCKDPVLEYYSTAYQSALQLGQDPANDCPDRQRTVRTVIQKRGNNEAIRGAEYRERKITIQDKADLVINEVMWWDNGVYFCAVDAPGDTTGDSDKEVKLIVYHWLTVLFIVIGALLLIILFGICCCQCCPQICCCYVRCPCCPQKCCCPEKAVMQHRMMKDAQKAMSPWMGGQPIYGPMSHVPSSQMNPLLYAGSMSGKSMPMKPMPLPPPQSSAYSVPAPSIPGSHMPANTNHMLDYMESQVRGLDMASPLLQAQPPPPPHMTQFPPAHQHMPISVPFSAGPPSMMSGLGDIPPERRVITLPPIREPGRVPPPAPTTRPPSSSDSSRGGFGERGTPGRRYPSPTRSRGIPRSYSEESLDGRSRGGPRGGMDRPRSRSRDDIFDSRSRGNYAPSGAGRARGSWSSDDEDNNRRGGGGGRRGGRGWGEKPPGYTEYEPGNKPGPRRNGHYSVKSSRSGTSVVI, encoded by the exons A TGTCGCTGTGTATTCAGGTGATCGTTCCCCAGCAGGAGCGCACCACTGCTCTTTTTGCCAATGTGATCCTGCGTTGTGACTTCTCCACATCTGCACCCCTTCAAGATGTACTGGTCACCTGGAGGTTCAAGTCCTTCTGCAAGGACCCTGTACTGGAATACTACTCCACAG CTTACCAGTCAGCACTTCAGTTGGGCCAGGATCCAGCTAACGACTGCCCCGATCGCCAGCGCACAGTTCGTACCGTGATTCAGAAGAGAGGAAACAACGAGGCCATACGTGGTGCAGAATACCGCGAACGCAAGATCACAATCCAAGACA aGGCTGACCTGGTCATCAATGAGGTGATGTGGTGGGACAACGGTGTGTACTTTTGTGCAGTTGACGCACCTGGAGACACCACCGGAGACTCTGACAAAGAAGTCAAACTTATTGTTTATC ATTGGTTAACCGTGCTCTTCATCGTCATCGGAGCTCTCCTGCTCATCATCTTATTTGGCATCTGCTGCTGCCAGTGTTGTCCTCAGATATGTTGTTGCTATGTGCGCTGTCCCTGCTGCCCACAGAAGTGCTGCTGCCCGGAAAAAG CGGTAATGCAGCATCGTATGATGAAGGATGCTCAGAAGGCCATGTCTCCGTGGATGGGAGGACAGCCTATATATGGACCAATGAGCCATGTTCCCTCATCTCAAATGAACCCACTGCTATATGCAG GATCCATGTCAGGGAAGAGCATGCCGATGAAACCCATGCCGCTGCCACCACCCCAGTCTTCAGCTTACAGTGTACCTGCCCCGAGTATCCCCGGCAGCCACATGCCTGCCAACACCAATCACATGCTTGACTACATGGAGAGTCAGGTGAGGGGTTTGGACATGGCCAGTCCTCTGCTTCAG GCTCAGCCACCTCCACCCCCCCACATGACACAATTTCCACCTGCCCACCAGCACATGCCCATCAGTGTCCCCTTTTCAGCCGGGCCCCCCAGCATGATGTCTGGCCTTGGTGACATACCCCCAGAGCGCCGCGTCATCACCCTCCCGCCGATACGCGAGCCGGGCCGAGTGCCGCCCCCCGCGCCTACGACTCGCCCTCCAAGCTCCAGCGACAGCAGCCGTGGCGGTTTCGGGGAGCGGGGGACACCGGGCCGACGCTATCCCTCACCGACGAGGTCCAGAGGCATTCCAAGAAGCTACAGCGAGGAGTCACTGGATGGGCGGTCGCGTGGCGGGCCACGAGGAGGCATGGACCGCCCTCGATCCCGTTCCAGGGATGATATCTTTGACAGCAGGTCCAGAGGAAACTACGCTCCATCGGGAGCAGGTCGGGCGAGAGGGTCCTGGAGCTCTGATGATGAGGACAATAAtcggagaggaggaggaggagggaggagaggGGGTAGAGGCTGGGGTGAGAAACCTCCCGGCTACACTGAGTACGAGCCTGGAAACAAACCAGGACCAAGGAGGAACGGACACTACTCT GTTAAGAGCTCTCGCAGTGGCACCAGCGTCGTCATTTGA